Sequence from the Nocardia brasiliensis genome:
TGCGACGGCAGATTGCGCCAGCCGCTGGGCAGCCCACCGCCGACGCGGGCCGCGGCGCGGTTGGCCGCGGCATCGGCAAGGGCGGCGGCCACCAGCGACAGCGCCTCATCCGACTCGGGCACCAAAGGCGCTGCCAGCGTGTCCAATCCGTGCGTGGCGAAGAAGGCGGTGTCGGTGTCACCGGCCAGGAAGGCCGGGTGGCGCAGCACCCGCACCAGCAGGTCGCGGTTGGTCACCAGGCCGTGGATCTTGGCCCGCTGCAACGCGGTGGCCAGCAGACGCGCTGCCTCGGTCCGGGTCTCGGCGTAGGAGATGACCTTGGCCAGCATCGGATCGTAGTGCACCCCGACCACCGAACCGTCCACCACACCGGTGTCCAGCCGCACCCCCGGACGGTCGAGCAGATCGAATTCGGTACGCACCAAAGGGATATCGAGCCGGTGCACAGTGCCGCTCTGCGGCTGCCAGTCCTGCGCCGGATCCTCGGCGTAGAGCCGGACCTCGATCGAATGTCCGCGCATCGCGGGCGGTTGCGCGGGCAGCGCGGCGCCAGCGGCCACGTCCAATTGCAGGCGAACGAGATCCAGGCCGGTGGTGCACTCGGTGACCGGATGCTCGACCTGCAGGCGGGTATTCATCTCGAGGAAGAAGAACTCACCGCGCTCGTCGGCAAGGAACTCCACCGTGCCGGCGCCGGTGTAGCCGATCGCGCCCGCGGCCAGCCGGGCCGCCTCGAACAGCCGCTCGCGCATCCCCTCGGTGCGCTCGACCAGCGGCGAGGGCGCCTCCTCGACCACCTTCTGATGCCTGCGCTGGATGGAGCATTCCCGCTCGCCGACCGCCCAGATGGTGCCGTGGGTATCCGCGAGCACCTGTACCTCGATGTGCCTGCCGGTCTCCAGGTACCGCTCGCAGAACACCGTCGGATCGCCGAACGCGGACTCGGCCTCGCGGCGCGCCGCTTCGATCTGCGGGGTCAGCTCGGCCAGGCTGCGAACCACCCGCATGCCGCGACCGCCGCCGCCCGCCGACGCCTTGATCAGCACCGGCAGGTGGTCCGCGGTGACCTCGGCCGGATCCAGCTCGGCGAGCACCGGCACACCCGCGGCGTCCATCATCTTCTTCGAGGCGACCTTCGAGCCCATCTGCTCGATGGCCTCGACCGGCGGGCCGATCCACACCAGCCCCGCCGCCAGCACCGCCCTGGCGAAATCGGCGTTCTCGGAGAGGAATCCGTAGCCGGGGTGCACGGCGTCGGCACCGGCGGACAGCGCCGCCTCGATGATCAGATCACCGCGCAGGTAGGTCTCCGCCGGGGTGTTGCCGGGTAGCCGCACGGCCGAATCCGCCTCCGCGACATGCGGAGCCGACGCGTCCGCGTCGGAGTAGACCGCGACCGTGCCGAGCCCGGTACGGCGACAGGTGGCGAACACGCGGCGCGCGATCTCGCCACGGTTGGCGACCAGGACACTCGACAGCCCACCCGGCACCCGACCGCCACCCTCCATGGAATCGCGCTGCGATGCAGTACTCATCAGGCCCTCACATTCGGAAGACGCCGAAGCCGTCGGCGCCCTTGATCGGGGCATTGTGAATGGCCGACAAGGACATTCCCAACACGGTGCGGGTATCACGTGGATCGATGACGCCGTCGTCGTAGAGGCGACCGGACATGAACATGGCCAGCGACTCGGCCTCGATCTGCGCCTCGACCATGGCGCGCATCCCGGCGTCGGCCTCCTCGTTGAACGGCTGGCCCTTGGCTTCGGCCGCCGCCCTGCTGACGATCGAGATGACGCCGGCCAGCTGCGCGCCGCCCATCACGGCGGATTTCGCACTGGGCCAGGCGAACACGAAGCGCGGGTCGTAGGCGCGTCCGCACATGCCGTAGTGCCCGGCGCCGTAGGAGGCGCCCATCAGCACCGAGATGTGCGGGACGGTCGAGTTGGAGACCGCGTTGATCATCATCGCGCCGTGCTTGATGATGCCCTTCTGCTCGTACTCCTTGCCGACCATGTAACCGGTGGTGTTGTGCAGGAAAAGCAGTGGGGTGTCGGTCTTGTTGGCCAGCTGGATGAACTGGGTGGCCTTCTGGGATTCCTCGGAGAACAGCACGCCGCGCGCGTTGGCCAGGATGCCGATCGGATAGCCGTGCAGCTCCGCCCATCCGGTGACCAGGCTGCTGCCGTAGAGCGGTTTGAATTCGTCGAAGTCGGAGCCGTCGACGATGCGCGCGATCACCTCGCGCGGGTCGAACGGGATCTTCAGATCCGAGGGCACGATGCCGAGCAGATCCTCCGGGTCGTACAGCGGCTCGAGCCCCGCACCGCGCGGTGCGGGGCCCTGCTTGCGCCAGTTGAGCCTGCGGACGATGGCGCGCCCGAGGCGGATCGCGTCCTGCTCGTCGACGGCGTAGTAGTCGGCCAGACCCGAGACGCGGGCGTGCATGTCGGCGCCGCCGAGCGACTCGTCGTCGGACTCCTCGCCGGTCGCCATCTTGACCAGCGGTGGCCCGCCGAGGAACACCTTCGAGCGCTCCTTGATCATCACCACGTGATCGGACATGCCGGGAATGTAGGCGCCGCCCGCCGTGGAATTGCCGAAAACCAGGGCGATGGTGGGGATTCCGGCGGCCGAGGCGCGGGTCAGGTCGCGGAACATGCGGCCGCCCGGCACGAAGACTTCCTTCTGCGTCGGCAGGTCCGCGCCGCCGGACTCGACCAGCGAGATCACCGGCAACCGGTTCTCCCGCACGATGTCGTTGATCCGCAACGTCTTTCGCAGCGTCCACGGATTCGAGGTGCCGCCGCGCACGGTCGGATCGGGCGCGACGATCATGCATTCGACACCCTCGACGATGCCGATGCCCGCGATCGTGCTGGCACCGACGTGGAATTCGCTGCCCCAGCCCGCCAGCGGGCACAGTTCCAGAAACGGCGAATCCTCGTCGATGAGCAGCTCGATGCGCTCGCGCGCGGTGAGCTTTCCGCGCTTGCGATGGCGGGCCAGCTTCTCCGGTCCGCCGCCGGCGATCGCCTTGGCGAACTCCGCCTCGACCTCGGTCAGCTTGGCGGTCATCGCTTCCGCCGCCGCGGTGTAGTCCGGCGCGGCGGTGTCCAAGGTGCTGCGCAGTGTCGTCATGACTGGTACCCCAATCGTTTCGCGGCCAGACCGGTCAGGATCTCGGTGGTGCCGCCACCGATGCCGAGGATGCGCATATCGCGGTACTGGCGTTCGATCTCGGACTCGCGCATGTAGCCGAGGCCGCCGAATAGTTGCACCGCCTGGTTGGCCACCCATTCGCCCGCCTCGACGGCGGTGTTCTTGGCGAAGCAGACCTCGGCGATCAGGTCGGTCTCGCCGTTCGCGCTGCGCTGGGCCACATCCCGGGTGTAGACGCGGGCGACGTCGATGCGCCGGGCCATCTCGGTGACCGTGTTCTGCACGGCCTGCCTGCTGATCAGCGGGCGGCCGAAGGTCTCCCGGCTGCGCACCCACTCGAGGGTGAGATCCAGGCAGCGCTGCGCGCTCGAATACGCCTGCACCGCAAGGCCGACCCGCTCACTGACGAACGCGCCCGCGATCTGGAAGAAGCCGGAGTTCTCCGGGCCGACCAGGTTGGTCACGGGCACGCGCACGTCGACGTAGGACAGCTCGGCGGTGTCGGAGGCGCGCCAGCCCATCTTGTCCAGCTTGCGGCTGACGGTGAACCCGGGCGTGCCCTTCTCCACCACCAGCAGCGAAATGCCTTGCGAGCCGGGCCCGCCCGTGCGCACCGCGGTGACCACGTAATCGGCGCGGCAGCCCGAGGTGATGTAGGTCTTCGCGCCGTTGACGATGTAGTGGTCGCCGTCGCGGCGGGCGGTGGTGGTGAGGTGACCGACGTCGGAGCCGCCGCCGGGCTCGGTGATCGCGAGCGAGCCGATCTTCTCCCCGGCCAGCGTCGGACGCACCCAGCGCTCGAGCTGGTCGGGATCGCCGGCGGCGATCATGTGCGGCACCGCGATGCCGCAGGTGAACAGCGAGGCGAACAACCCACCCGAGGCGCCGGCCTGATGCAGTTCCTCGCACACGATCATCGCGTCGATGCCGTCGCCGCCGGAACCGCCCGCCGATTCCGGGAATTGGATTCCGAGCAGCCCGAGCGCGCCCGCCTTCTTGTGCAGCTCGCGCGGGATCTCCCCGTCGCGCTCCCACTCGTCCAGGTACGGCAGTACTTCGCGCTCCGCGAAACGTCGGACGGTGGCGCGCAATTCGCGGCGTTCGGGGGTGTTCCAGCTCATGCTTCCGCCTCGCCTGCCATGCGCGATGCGCGCTGTGTCACGATTCGCTCTCCCGGTTCACTCATTTGGCAACAGCTCCGTTGGAATGTCGAGATGACGGGACCGCAGCCATTCGCCGAGTCCCTTGGCCTGGGGGTCGAATCGGGCCTGATAGGCGACGCCCTGTCCGAGCAGCCCCTCGATGATGAAGTTGACCGCGCGCAGATTCGGCAGCACGTGCCGGGTGACGGTCAGCGGGGCCGCTTCGGGCAGTAGGTCTTTGACCCGCTCGACGGTGAGTGTGTGCACCAGCCAACGCCATTGGTCCTCGGTGCGCACCCAGACGCCGATATTGGCGTTACCGCCCTTGTCGCCGCTGCGCGCCAGCGCGATGCTGCCCAGCGGTGCGCGCCGGGTCGGCCCGGCGGCCAACGGTTCCGGCAGGGCGGGCTCGGCGACCTCGGCCGGCGTCGAAGTGTCCGTCGCGGGCGCGATATCGATGCGCGAACCGTCCGGCAGCACCGCCACGTGCGGCACCTCGGTCGCGGGCACGTAGCCGGGCGTGTACACCCCGTAGGGCGAGCCGTTGCCGGGCAGGGTGGTGAAGCTGCAGCCGGGATAGCTGGCCAGCGCCAGCTCGACCGCGACGTTGGAGAAGGCACGTCCGACCTTGTTCGGGTCGGCGTCGCGCACCACGCAGCGCAGCAGGGCGCTGGCCTGCTCCTCGGTGTCGGCGTCGGGCCGGTCCAGCCGGGCAAGCGTCCAGTCCAGCTCCGCGGGCTTGGTCGGCAGCCACGACTCCAGC
This genomic interval carries:
- a CDS encoding biotin carboxylase N-terminal domain-containing protein, which codes for MSTASQRDSMEGGGRVPGGLSSVLVANRGEIARRVFATCRRTGLGTVAVYSDADASAPHVAEADSAVRLPGNTPAETYLRGDLIIEAALSAGADAVHPGYGFLSENADFARAVLAAGLVWIGPPVEAIEQMGSKVASKKMMDAAGVPVLAELDPAEVTADHLPVLIKASAGGGGRGMRVVRSLAELTPQIEAARREAESAFGDPTVFCERYLETGRHIEVQVLADTHGTIWAVGERECSIQRRHQKVVEEAPSPLVERTEGMRERLFEAARLAAGAIGYTGAGTVEFLADERGEFFFLEMNTRLQVEHPVTECTTGLDLVRLQLDVAAGAALPAQPPAMRGHSIEVRLYAEDPAQDWQPQSGTVHRLDIPLVRTEFDLLDRPGVRLDTGVVDGSVVGVHYDPMLAKVISYAETRTEAARLLATALQRAKIHGLVTNRDLLVRVLRHPAFLAGDTDTAFFATHGLDTLAAPLVPESDEALSLVAAALADAAANRAAARVGGGLPSGWRNLPSQSTHKLFESRTSGTHDIGYRFTRGVVTVDGHDGLELVEASAERVVLAVPGARGTVRRHFAVARYGDLVCVDSPLGPVSARKLPRFSDPADQVATGSLLAPMPGSVIRLGAEVGSQVEQGQPILWLEAMKMEHTIAAPAAGVLSAVNVTVGQQVDVGAVLAVVDPAESIETQEAK
- a CDS encoding acyl-CoA dehydrogenase family protein, with translation MSWNTPERRELRATVRRFAEREVLPYLDEWERDGEIPRELHKKAGALGLLGIQFPESAGGSGGDGIDAMIVCEELHQAGASGGLFASLFTCGIAVPHMIAAGDPDQLERWVRPTLAGEKIGSLAITEPGGGSDVGHLTTTARRDGDHYIVNGAKTYITSGCRADYVVTAVRTGGPGSQGISLLVVEKGTPGFTVSRKLDKMGWRASDTAELSYVDVRVPVTNLVGPENSGFFQIAGAFVSERVGLAVQAYSSAQRCLDLTLEWVRSRETFGRPLISRQAVQNTVTEMARRIDVARVYTRDVAQRSANGETDLIAEVCFAKNTAVEAGEWVANQAVQLFGGLGYMRESEIERQYRDMRILGIGGGTTEILTGLAAKRLGYQS
- a CDS encoding acyl-CoA carboxylase subunit beta → MTTLRSTLDTAAPDYTAAAEAMTAKLTEVEAEFAKAIAGGGPEKLARHRKRGKLTARERIELLIDEDSPFLELCPLAGWGSEFHVGASTIAGIGIVEGVECMIVAPDPTVRGGTSNPWTLRKTLRINDIVRENRLPVISLVESGGADLPTQKEVFVPGGRMFRDLTRASAAGIPTIALVFGNSTAGGAYIPGMSDHVVMIKERSKVFLGGPPLVKMATGEESDDESLGGADMHARVSGLADYYAVDEQDAIRLGRAIVRRLNWRKQGPAPRGAGLEPLYDPEDLLGIVPSDLKIPFDPREVIARIVDGSDFDEFKPLYGSSLVTGWAELHGYPIGILANARGVLFSEESQKATQFIQLANKTDTPLLFLHNTTGYMVGKEYEQKGIIKHGAMMINAVSNSTVPHISVLMGASYGAGHYGMCGRAYDPRFVFAWPSAKSAVMGGAQLAGVISIVSRAAAEAKGQPFNEEADAGMRAMVEAQIEAESLAMFMSGRLYDDGVIDPRDTRTVLGMSLSAIHNAPIKGADGFGVFRM